Genomic window (Sphingosinicella microcystinivorans):
GAGCTCGGCATGACGCAGGCGGCGGTGAGCTATCAGGTCCGGCTGCTCGAGGAGCGTATCGGCCATAAGCTGTTCTTCCGAACCGGCGGCGGCGTGAAGCTGACGAACGTGGGCGCGCGCATCGCCCCGCTGCTGTCGGGCGCCTTCGACACGATGGAGGAGGCGTTCCGCGCCGTGCGGCAGGAGACGGAGAGCGTCCTCACGATCAGTTGCACCGTCTCCTTCGCGTCGAACTGGCTCGCGCCGCGCCTCGGCGCGTTTCAGGTGACGCGGCCGTCGCTCGCCGTGCGCCTGCAAAGCCAGAACCATCTCGTCGATTTCGCGCGCGAGGATGTCGACGTCGCCGTGCGCGTCGGCCTTGGCGAATGGCCGGGCCTCGCCTCGCATTTCATCATGCGCGACGCGCTCCGCGCCTATGCGAGCCCGGCGTTCCTCGCTGCGCATCCACCGATCCGCAGCGTCGACGACGTGCTCCGGCTTCCCCGCATCAGCGCCGGAGACGAATGGTGGTCGATCTGGCGCAGCCGGTTCGATGCCGCGCACATCGACGATCGCCCCGCCCCCGGCCTCCGGCTCGATTCCCAGGTCATGGAGGTGCAGGCG
Coding sequences:
- a CDS encoding LysR substrate-binding domain-containing protein codes for the protein MRHLPPLAAVRAFEAAARHGHFTRASEELGMTQAAVSYQVRLLEERIGHKLFFRTGGGVKLTNVGARIAPLLSGAFDTMEEAFRAVRQETESVLTISCTVSFASNWLAPRLGAFQVTRPSLAVRLQSQNHLVDFAREDVDVAVRVGLGEWPGLASHFIMRDALRAYASPAFLAAHPPIRSVDDVLRLPRISAGDEWWSIWRSRFDAAHIDDRPAPGLRLDSQVMEVQAVMAGHGIGLLNPLFWAQDIAAGRLVPAFGKAVFDPRSYWLVHPAHTAARPKVKAFREWLLAEAAREAASDPFGNYERPVAHA